From Cervus elaphus chromosome 10, mCerEla1.1, whole genome shotgun sequence:
CCTTTCACACCACCCCCttcttccaaaatacacaagaatGTTACAGTGATCAGATCTCAAACTGATCAGATCTCTCCCTCCACATGCAGGTATCATATGAATCTCATCACTGTTTCAAATTGACCACTTAATCCAGGCAGCAGGGACTGGCTCTAGTGTGACTTTGTTTAGTGTACAACACATGGCACACTCCTTCAAGAAACCTTCTAGCAAGAGAGATTAGATTTAAATTCACCAACGTCTCTAATTTTCCTGACTTGCTGAGGGAAGAATTGTTCCTTCCCTGGCTTTGTTTTGGAGAACTCTAATGAGTGTTTTACCACTTTAATTAGTGACTCTAAGCATTCACTGAATATGTGTAAGTCTAAGTTATTTCAGCAAATGAGAAATTTGAGAAAATCTTCCCATTGATGAAGAGCATAGGATCAATGCAATATAGCTATTAATAATATTCTTTGGGCAGCAGATGAATTCTGGAATTTCTCAACTAAGCACCTCTCCAGTAACTGGATTCCCGTGCTGCTCACACCAACTTCTTCATGACGAAAACCACAGGGTTCTGACTGCCTTTTCTCACCTGTTGCCTGGCCACTCTCTGTACATCCTCAACCAGAGCCACAACTTTGTCACCATTCTCTGGGCACTGCTCCCTCACCCAGCTCTGAACCTTTTCTGGCAGAAACTGCTCCAAAACCAGCAGCTCCAGGATTTGCTCTTTTGAGTGTGTCTTAGGCCTCAGCCACTGACAGCAGAGTTCTCAGAGTTTGCTAAAACCTTTATAGGGACCAGCTACCTTCTCATGGGGACCAGGTGCTCCTCACCTCCACTTCCTGGAAGCAGCACTGCTGAAAGTGCTGGCGGGAAGCTTCGTAGTCAGGGCTGTGGCCTGCCATGGAGGGCTGATTGCTGTGTCCTGTGTGGAGTCCTTGCTTGGGGACGGTTGTGCCTGGGGACTCTTTATTGCAGTCATGCTTTGCTTCAATCTGCTGGCTCACTGGCTGTCACTGCCATCCTGCAGTTCAGATTCCATCTCTTATCCCTGGGAAGCAGGTCTCCTGGATACCAGTGAAATATGTCTTTTTGGAATCAGAGACCTGAGCCTGTCATAGATGGGCAGACTCAGACTCATAGTTGGAAAAGGCTCAACTTTGAAGCAAGGCTGAGAAGAAtggaaacaaaacataaagtCATCCCCTATTCCTTCACTCTCGTTCTTACTGtttatttctgtcctttcctTTACTCCTTCTCCAATCCAAGGAGCCAAAGCAccaaaaatatcaaaaagcatCATTTTTCTCGCTAGCCTGATTTCTGTGGATGAATTCCCCAAACGGTTCCTCACAGGGTCACCCATCTGTCCCTGTAAGGCatggttccggcgaggcagaaaaggaaagacgacctcaacagaagtaggttacctttattcaggcaaggaggggcgacagtcggcctaatgaccaggctgagcgccgaaagggatcagggaggcttcatacttatagggaggtttgtggaagcgataagggaaacgtcaatcaagtgggatattttgagtattcttttgttgagatgacacttgtagttgggcagggggtgataagtcttctgggggtgtgtagggggtggtaggtttccggacagggggtgataaatcccagatagatgcaaccagcctggagcatcaggatggaactaaagttatgctttgttttctccgaagttagatgattcagcaaggggcctttgagactgttgttctcttttctaggcccaaaagactccttcagtcCCTACTCATGCTCCCCACATGCCTGTGGCTTGTCCCTTTCCTGCCTACCCTCAGAAGCTTGGATCCAGCTTCCCAATTCCTCCTTTTCTTAGGAGGGAAAAGTATCAACCTCATTAATATCAcaccctcctcccaccaccaccaccaccaccacatacacAGTGTGGATaggaaatgcatttattttccagCATTCCTTCTCCACTTCTGACAGAAGCATCTTCTCCCTTTGTGAAAAAGTCCCTTTCTATTCCATTGTCTCTGGTGGGGCTATTCATTACAGTACCTTTCCTCCAACCCCAGGAGTGGGCAACTCACATAGGCTGGGCCTGTCAGAATTCTCTGGTATTTTACATACAGCTGAGGTGAGAAAAGTTCCAAATTTCCTGGAAATTGCTAAACTGGGAGGATGTAAGACAGAAGTTTTTTGCAATTAGGTGCCGTTTTCCATTCCACTCCTCCTCCAAAGGCCCGAGTCCGTTTATAGGAGTAAAAAACGGATTCAGATTGCCTTTCTTCCAAAGCACTGTACTGTGAGCAGTCCTTTTTAACGAAGGAGCATCACAGAGCATAGTTCCTCAGCAGCAAGGCAAAGACTAGAAACTACACTCCTTGCCTTACACCTTTCCATACACCCTACACCTTCTCTCAATGAAGAATAATTCAATGAATGCTACCCTAGTTCCATGCAGAAGGCGGAGCCTGCACTCTAATTGATTCCTAATATCCCATTcatagttcatttaaaaatactcctGTCTCAAAAATGTGTTTCTCTATGGCGACAACCAAAACGCTCAGCGGAAAGTAGAACGAGGATGGGGAGTCGGGCCGATTAACTTCTCACTCCTCATCCAGGATGCCCCGGTGCTAGGGTTAGGATCTGCGGCTGAAGACTAGGAAACAAGTCCGCGGATTGCCACTACACTAGCGGGGGCGAGATGGGCAGGGTCACTGGCCGGAGGAAATCTGCGCTCGGGCACAGAGATCGGGACAGTCCTGGCCCAACCGGCTCTGCGACGACTGCCAGCGAAGAGCCCCGAGCCGCAAGGAAGCTGAGCGCTCAAAGGTAGGCGCACGCGCGACTCCGGACTCGCTCAGCCTCGGCGCCGGAAGTCGGCGCCCAGAGCGCGGGCTCGAATCGGTCCACTGCGCTTGCTCGCGAATCGTGCAAACGGACTGCAACTCCCGGCTTGCACTGCGACAGCGGCCAGCGTCGGTAGACTCAGAAGCCAATAGGCGAGCTAGGACGCTTCCGAGGAGCCAATCCCTCTGCGGAGGAGGCGGGCCCTCCCGTGACAGAATTCCACGGCAGCTCGTGGGAGTGTCCGCGACGAGAGGCTTCTGCCCCGCCCCCAGCCGTGGCTCCGGGGTCCCCAGAGAGGTGAGTCGCGTGCAGGTGGGCGCGGGTTGCAGGGCTGTCGATCGCGCTGTCGTCGCAGGCGCCACCCCCAGTTCTCATCGGCCACGTAATCGAGCCGCGCGCCAGAGTGCTGCAGCTTCGCGGAGCTCGGGCCAGCTGGGGCGCGAAGCCCGGCGTCCTCAGAGGCCGGAGCGGCTGGGCCTCGGTGCCTCGGGGGCGAGCACCCGGCGCGCCACCGTGTACCTTGCTCGCCCGCAGGAGGTTTCCGCTAACTCCCAACCCTCGGCGTGCGCCGAGGGCTTGCCTGGGCTCACCCTGTAGCGCGGCGAGATGCTGGAGGTCGGCCTGAGGAGGATGCGAGAGAGCTGGTGTAGGCTACCTGGATGACAATCTGAACTTTTCCCAGGAATTCCTGCCAGCCCATTAAGTTCCGTTGCGCATTTCCCCTGAGACCTGTTGTGCTTGTCgctaaaatgaaagcaatattttCCCCAGTTTCCTTTTAGGACATTATGACTTTTCGCCTTTGCAAGACAGTTCAAGACGCTGGCAGGAAAACAAAAACTTCCCACTCCAAGGGACTGTGTTGTCgtcaggagtttgggatcaagGCCAGCGAACGAGGAGCCTCTGTCTGCATCCTTTCCTTTCCAACATCCTCAGAGGACCTTCGTTTATAGCATCTTTCTAGTATTCGGGCCATGGTCCCGAAGGCTTGACCTGTTTACCAGGAGAGAGAAGCTGGCTCCTGAGCCCAAAAATGGCGGCTAAGATGGAGATAACTTTGAGCTCGCAGTCCCATATTCAGGCTTCCTCCAAGCAGGAGAGACATATAATAGCAAAGCTAGAAGAAAAACGGGAGCCCCCTCTGCAAAAAGACTGGCCCGATCCTGAGCTCTCCCGCCAGAGTTTTAGACGGTTTTGTTATCAAGAGGCATCTGGACCCCAGGAGGCACTCTCCCACCTCCGGCAGCTGTGCCGTCAGTGGCTGCAGCCCGAGGTGCACACCAAGGAGCAGATTTTGGAGCTGTTGGTGCTGGAGCAGTTCCTGAACATCCTGCCCGCAGAGATCCAGGCTCGGGCCAGGCATCGATGTCCAGTGAGCAGCAAGGAGATCGTGACCCTTGTGGAAGATTTTCATCGAGCAGCCAAGGGACCAAAGCAGTGGGTAAGGAGGGTACTTTGTTGTCGTCCCCAGGATTTCTCTTTCATCTGGTTCGTGTTTGGTCTCTGGACCCCTCCCTAGAGAGAGGAGTCCAGAATTTCAAACGTTGCTTCTGGCCTCTGTTTGGAACCCTACTCCCCTCACCCCTGCTGGGAGGGGAGGTGTAACAaattttcagaaaacagaagccaCAGGCACTCCAGTGAGAAAGTAGAGCTCTTGAATCTTTGCTGACAGGTCTCCCCCGACCCATCCCTCTTGAAGCTTTCCTACAATCAAGATTCTTGGTAGACAAGAGGAATTTGATTTGGGGGGCATTTTATTAGCTCTTGTCCCAGCATATTGCCTTTGACTCAGGGAACTCCAGCTCAATTGGCCAGTATTCCTTCCAACTCCCACCCTCAAGTTAGATCCCAGTAGGGGCCTAGGGAGGAAGCAGTTAAGGAACAGGGTTAGGGCAGTTCTCTTAGAGCCCTATCACTACTTAGATTTCCTTAATCAGGAGTGTCTTGGGCAGAATAATTTATAGATAAGGGTGGTTTATTAAAAACCacctcttccctcttcccatACTGCTTCCTAATCCTACAGAGCCTGTTTCCAGCAGAAGCAGGGCAGTATAGGGTAGGAACCTGCTGCGTGGGTGTCGTGGTTGACCCTGATATTTGTGCCTGCTGTCTGATGACCCAGACCTTGAGAATGGGCCAAGCTGTGGGAACATTTACTCAGGAAGTATTGGCTGATTTGGAGCAGGTTCCTTTTGGTCATTCTACACATCCTTCCCTTTGTTTCCTTTGAGAGTTTCAGCAGTCTCTATGAAGATTGACACCTACCCCCCAgaccctgccccccccccccccccccccccccccccccccgacattATCAGAAATTTCCAGGCAACAACAGTCATTACTGTTGTTGAGCTCACAGTGAGAGGTCAAGCTGCCCTCAGTCAGTCCTCCAGTTGTTCTTTAATGCAAGGGACTTGTTCCTAGGTGGCTGTTTGTATGGAGGGCCAGAAGGTGCTTTTGGAGAAAACTGGATCCCAGCTGGAAGAACAGGAACTGCCAGACTTTCAACCGCAAACTCCCAGGAGACACCCCAGGGAGGAGACATCCCAGGCAGGATCTCAGGATCAGCCAAGCCCTCGTCATTGGGAAAAATCCCTGCTCCTCCAGGAACCAACCTCCAGATTGGCTGAGACAGGTAAACACTCTGTGTGCCTTCTCTCCCTCTCATCAGTGCTTCATCTCTATCAAAGCATCTCAGGGTTCTGAAAAGCCACAGACTAGGTATTGAGCTTTTCTTCAGTATTGTATGGAGCAATATGGAGCAAGCATCTggagaaaagatgcttgctccattgTATGTAATAGTAGATCTTGATTCCCTAATAAACTTCACTAATTAGAATGGTAGTAATACTTTATGTAAGTGTGctgttaccattttcttttcatgACTCTTTGACAGTCCAGTACACAAGAGGATTGTTTTAGCCTGCTTTTCTGTCCCTTTCAGAGctactgatcagttcagttctgttgctcagtgtccaactctttgcgaccccatggactgcaggacaccaggcttccctgtccatcaccaactcctaactcccggagcttgctcaatctcatatcctttgagtcagtgatgccatagtGAAGACAAATTCACATATGACCACTGATGAACTTCCATTCAAGCTGTGGCTGAGTTTCATCACTTAAAACTGTCCCATGTTTAGAAAGGCCCTAAACAAGGTTCTGCTCATTAGAGGAAAAAGACTCTCCTGGTATTATTttctgccccttcctcctcctgtgaCATTAATGAAACACTTTAATTTGATTATTCTCAAAACTCAGGAATTGAGACCTAGGGCATCTGGCAAGAAGGCACTGTGGTCCAGGTTGAGGTCCTGCCCCATAACCTGGCCTTCATGATCCTGAAGAAAGTGAACCACACGTACTCCCTTCTGCCTTAGCAGAGGCAGCTGGGTTGCATGCTATCTCCATCTCCTTTTATTTGATTCCAAAGTGGATGGGGTCTCATGCTCAGGGTTCACCTATGTTATAGcagtgtgcttccctggtggttcagatggtgaagaatctgcctgcaatacaggagatccgggttcgatccctgggccaggaagatcccctggagaaggggatagctacccacgccagcattcttacctcagaaatcccatggacaaaggagcctggcgggctacagtccctggggttgtaaatagttggacacaactgagcgattaacatattcagcatgtgtcagtacttcactcctttttatggctgaatgatattccactcTGTgggcattttgtttgttttcagttgatagacatttgtgttgtttccactttttagctgttatgaataatactgctgtgaacatttgtgtacaagtttttgtgagggtgtctgttttcatttctcttgagtctaCACCAAGAGAAATTCCAGTACCAattccaggagtggaattactgggtcctatggtgaaagtgaaagtcgctcagttgtgtctgattctttgtgaccccatggactatacagtccctggaattctctaggccagaatactggagtgggtaacctttcctt
This genomic window contains:
- the ZNF174 gene encoding zinc finger protein 174 isoform X3, whose translation is MAAKMEITLSSQSHIQASSKQERHIIAKLEEKREPPLQKDWPDPELSRQSFRRFCYQEASGPQEALSHLRQLCRQWLQPEVHTKEQILELLVLEQFLNILPAEIQARARHRCPVSSKEIVTLVEDFHRAAKGPKQWVAVCMEGQKVLLEKTGSQLEEQELPDFQPQTPRRHPREETSQAGSQDQPSPRHWEKSLLLQEPTSRLAETELLIMKTNSHMTTDELPFKLWLSFIT
- the ZNF174 gene encoding zinc finger protein 174 isoform X2, with the protein product MAAKMEITLSSQSHIQASSKQERHIIAKLEEKREPPLQKDWPDPELSRQSFRRFCYQEASGPQEALSHLRQLCRQWLQPEVHTKEQILELLVLEQFLNILPAEIQARARHRCPVSSKEIVTLVEDFHRAAKGPKQWVAVCMEGQKVLLEKTGSQLEEQELPDFQPQTPRRHPREETSQAGSQDQPSPRHWEKSLLLQEPTSRLAETETARMKSDNKENPQQEGAKGAKPCVLSVGRPKGSGLQSPEPRGASLSEPRLSQRQVSAPSAQKPFAHYQRHCRELEYIGAPLKSHPLRELKKSKGSRRSLSSRLQRLSHQPARSAKKPYKCDECGKSFTWNSELKRHQRVHTGERPYTCGECGNCFGRQSTLKLHQRIHTGEKPYQCGQCGKSFRQSSNLHQHHRLHHGD